A part of Pectinatus sottacetonis genomic DNA contains:
- a CDS encoding carbohydrate ABC transporter permease yields the protein MTIKLISVRLLRCIVNIILFLIFFFPFYWLFITSFKTLGATMVFPPKLFPDTFLFQNYVDAFKAIPFLQFIENSLVVTVTILILQMLTIVPAAYGFARYNFKGRSFFFGMTMLTMMIPVQLTFLPVFIMFSNWGMINSYWSLILPFASNAFGIFMLRQTFKQVPHELIEAAKLDGASEYRILTKIFLPLARPTLITIGMLTFIDVWNDYFWPLVMTTNDAVRTLPVGIAALRQVESGIHYNILMAGNVMLILPIIIVFILAQKQIIRAFTYFGSK from the coding sequence ATGACGATAAAATTGATATCAGTCCGTTTATTACGTTGCATAGTGAATATAATATTATTTTTGATTTTCTTTTTTCCGTTTTACTGGCTTTTTATAACTTCTTTTAAAACACTGGGTGCTACGATGGTTTTTCCGCCTAAATTATTTCCAGATACATTCCTTTTCCAGAATTATGTTGATGCTTTTAAGGCTATTCCTTTTCTACAGTTTATTGAAAATTCATTAGTAGTTACAGTGACCATTCTTATTCTTCAGATGCTTACTATTGTACCGGCTGCATATGGTTTTGCCCGATATAATTTTAAAGGTCGTAGTTTTTTCTTTGGAATGACAATGCTTACAATGATGATTCCTGTGCAGCTGACGTTTTTGCCTGTTTTTATCATGTTTAGTAATTGGGGGATGATAAATTCTTATTGGTCACTTATTCTGCCATTTGCTTCTAATGCCTTTGGTATATTCATGCTGAGACAAACTTTTAAGCAGGTACCACATGAATTGATAGAGGCAGCGAAATTGGATGGAGCCAGTGAATACAGGATACTTACAAAGATTTTTCTGCCGCTTGCCCGACCAACTTTGATAACCATAGGAATGCTTACATTCATTGATGTTTGGAATGACTACTTCTGGCCTTTGGTTATGACAACAAACGATGCTGTAAGGACGCTTCCTGTAGGAATAGCAGCTCTACGGCAGGTGGAATCGGGGATTCATTATAATATATTAATGGCAGGTAATGTTATGCTGATATTACCAATAATAATTGTTTTTATTTTAGCACAGAAGCAAATAATCAGAGCATTTACATACTTTGGCAGTAAATAA
- a CDS encoding ABC transporter substrate-binding protein produces MNLKKIAAVTMAMVSLAAFTGCGFSTTVGSGKNGEVQLKYWYAWQDKIAENNKERVKEFNDTVGKEKHIHVTAEYQGTYDDLQNKLQAAFAAKNAPAVAVIEISSMGRFAKANMLVPLDKWFSKEDLADFYPGLMGNSYIDEKCYGIPYLRSTPILYYNKTLFKKAGIDPDHGPATWQELAEDAKKLADIGVIGYGFETDPWHIEAMLGCTGATVLSKDEKSVTFNSSAAMKLYNFYRDGEQHNNFKYYNGDNASDNVNTAFFNQQLAMHIDSTSDISNDLAISKQNGFEIGTAFIPKNTVNSVPTGGCNLVMTNTLDEKQKEAAAEFIKFMTSPKEAVKSHIKTGYLPTRKSIANDPQIVELYKKHPQYKTAVDQLKYGHRRAFNPHYTEMLKIYTNTLDKIFTSNVNIKETIDSIVAKCNAILNQ; encoded by the coding sequence ATGAATTTAAAAAAGATAGCAGCCGTAACAATGGCAATGGTTTCGCTTGCCGCTTTTACCGGCTGTGGTTTTAGCACAACTGTAGGCAGTGGAAAGAATGGTGAGGTTCAGTTAAAATATTGGTATGCATGGCAGGATAAAATTGCCGAAAATAACAAGGAACGTGTCAAAGAATTCAATGATACAGTGGGAAAAGAAAAACATATACATGTTACAGCTGAATATCAAGGAACATATGATGATTTGCAAAATAAACTTCAAGCAGCTTTTGCGGCAAAAAATGCACCGGCAGTGGCGGTTATTGAAATTTCTAGTATGGGAAGATTTGCCAAAGCCAATATGCTTGTACCGCTTGATAAATGGTTCAGCAAGGAAGATCTTGCCGATTTTTATCCCGGATTAATGGGAAACTCATATATTGATGAAAAATGTTATGGTATTCCTTATCTGCGTTCAACTCCTATTTTATATTATAATAAGACATTATTTAAAAAAGCAGGTATAGATCCTGATCACGGACCAGCAACATGGCAAGAACTAGCTGAAGATGCCAAAAAATTGGCAGATATCGGTGTTATTGGTTATGGTTTTGAAACTGATCCGTGGCATATAGAAGCAATGCTGGGTTGTACAGGAGCAACTGTACTTAGTAAAGATGAAAAATCTGTTACATTTAACAGCAGTGCAGCTATGAAATTATATAATTTTTATCGTGATGGTGAACAGCATAATAACTTTAAATATTATAATGGCGATAACGCATCCGACAATGTAAATACAGCATTTTTTAATCAACAATTGGCTATGCACATTGATTCTACTTCTGATATTTCAAATGATTTAGCTATTTCTAAGCAAAATGGTTTTGAAATTGGAACAGCTTTTATTCCCAAAAATACAGTTAATTCTGTACCGACTGGTGGTTGTAACTTGGTGATGACAAATACGCTTGATGAGAAACAAAAAGAAGCAGCAGCAGAATTTATAAAATTTATGACCAGCCCGAAAGAAGCTGTAAAATCCCATATAAAAACAGGCTATCTGCCAACACGTAAAAGTATTGCAAATGACCCACAGATAGTGGAATTATATAAAAAGCATCCCCAATATAAAACGGCTGTGGATCAGCTAAAATATGGACATAGAAGAGCATTTAATCCTCATTATACAGAAATGTTAAAAATTTACACTAATACCCTTGATAAAATATTCACCAGCAATGTAAATATTAAAGAAACAATTGATTCTATAGTGGCTAAGTGTAATGCTATTTTAAACCAGTGA
- a CDS encoding alkaline phosphatase family protein: MKNKLALICIDSFFTSDMKYSNNLNNFQEIFADSVICPDIRCVYPTLTYPCHASVISGCYPEKTGITHNEKLDPFSDNKFWNWYYKDIKVPTMLDYLRQKKKTTALIMWPVSAGAPADYCIPEIWSPDRYEKDPMEKYCSKNIKEIYNEFKYIRNWKLYPEQDLFATAAAAKIVTEYTPDFLAVHITTLDHYRHVYGTHAKEVNLALKFHNEWLGILLEAYKKAGIYEETTFVLIGDHGQMPVNHDICLNYLFKESGLIKLDDNGRIEKWSAYAQSCGISAHIFIKDETVKDKIYNILKYVKNLGYINEIMNPDEYKKEHLTGNFAFVVEAADFYAFSNRTDKLVLECNSDDYKSSLSTHGHLPERGEKPCFIIHNSTLPRNIIEGVAQVDEAPTMLKIMGIDMNTAQGHAIF, encoded by the coding sequence ATGAAAAACAAATTAGCATTGATCTGCATTGACTCATTTTTTACATCTGATATGAAATATAGCAATAACTTAAATAATTTTCAGGAGATATTCGCTGATAGTGTTATTTGTCCCGATATCCGTTGCGTATATCCAACACTGACTTATCCCTGTCATGCATCAGTAATAAGCGGCTGTTATCCAGAAAAGACGGGAATTACCCACAATGAAAAATTAGATCCATTTTCTGATAATAAGTTTTGGAATTGGTATTATAAAGATATAAAGGTTCCCACAATGCTTGATTATCTGCGGCAGAAAAAAAAGACCACAGCATTGATAATGTGGCCGGTTAGTGCAGGAGCACCAGCTGATTACTGCATTCCTGAAATATGGAGTCCAGATAGATATGAAAAAGATCCTATGGAAAAATACTGTAGTAAAAATATAAAAGAGATATATAATGAATTTAAATATATCAGGAATTGGAAACTATATCCCGAACAGGATCTCTTTGCAACAGCAGCTGCGGCAAAAATTGTGACTGAATATACGCCTGACTTTTTGGCAGTGCATATAACGACATTGGATCATTATCGTCATGTTTACGGCACTCATGCAAAGGAGGTTAATCTTGCCCTTAAATTTCATAATGAGTGGCTGGGCATACTTCTGGAAGCTTATAAAAAAGCAGGTATCTATGAAGAAACAACGTTTGTATTAATTGGGGATCATGGACAAATGCCGGTCAACCATGATATTTGTCTTAATTATTTATTTAAAGAAAGCGGACTCATTAAACTTGATGATAATGGTCGTATAGAAAAATGGTCAGCTTATGCTCAGTCCTGCGGTATTAGTGCACATATATTTATCAAGGATGAAACTGTCAAGGACAAGATTTATAATATATTAAAATATGTTAAAAACCTTGGATATATAAATGAAATAATGAATCCAGATGAATATAAAAAAGAACATTTGACAGGAAATTTTGCATTCGTTGTTGAAGCAGCTGATTTTTATGCTTTTAGTAATCGAACTGATAAACTGGTGCTGGAATGTAACAGTGATGATTACAAATCATCTTTATCAACACATGGGCATTTGCCGGAACGAGGCGAAAAGCCATGTTTCATTATTCATAACAGTACATTGCCTAGAAATATTATAGAAGGCGTGGCTCAGGTAGATGAAGCTCCTACAATGCTTAAAATAATGGGAATAGATATGAATACAGCTCAAGGACATGCTATATTTTAA